From the Gordonia bronchialis DSM 43247 genome, one window contains:
- a CDS encoding DNA polymerase IV: MSTAEPQRYRWLLHVDLDQFQVSVERLRSPELVDVPVIVGGNGDPTEARKVVTCASYEARDVGVHAGMPLRAAYRKLPDAVYLPLDMGAYDAASAEVMDVLRAHGHPVEVWGWDEAYLGVGPAGSEIAAPDDAAITDLAIRLREDIRARCGLTSCVGISDNKQRAKMATGFAKRPPEPDPTGGSKVFLLDGRNWLDLMGDRPTRDLWSVGPKTAAKLSGAGIETVRDLIAAPRDDLIAIFGPHQGNWLYVLCRGGGDATITAEPWLARSHSKSRTFPQDLVDFDEKRSAVGSLLRELLDQVIVEERLPFRVAVTVRTATFYTRTKSRKLREPTTSFDVLEPEVTGLLAKFDADRPVRLLGVRLDLVTEEEQ, encoded by the coding sequence GTGAGCACCGCCGAACCACAGCGCTATCGGTGGCTCCTGCACGTCGATCTCGACCAGTTCCAGGTGTCCGTCGAGCGGTTGCGCAGTCCCGAGCTGGTGGACGTGCCCGTGATCGTGGGCGGCAACGGCGATCCGACCGAGGCGCGCAAGGTGGTGACCTGCGCCTCCTATGAGGCCCGCGACGTCGGCGTGCACGCCGGGATGCCGCTGCGGGCCGCCTACCGCAAACTCCCCGACGCGGTCTACCTGCCACTCGACATGGGGGCTTACGACGCGGCGTCGGCCGAGGTGATGGATGTGCTGCGCGCACACGGACATCCGGTGGAGGTGTGGGGTTGGGACGAGGCGTATCTCGGGGTGGGGCCGGCCGGATCGGAGATCGCCGCCCCCGACGATGCAGCCATCACCGATCTCGCCATCCGGCTACGCGAGGACATCCGGGCACGCTGTGGCCTGACGAGTTGTGTGGGCATCAGCGACAACAAGCAGCGCGCGAAGATGGCGACCGGCTTCGCCAAACGCCCACCCGAGCCGGACCCGACCGGCGGGTCCAAGGTCTTCCTGCTCGACGGCCGCAACTGGCTCGACCTCATGGGCGATCGGCCGACCCGCGATCTGTGGAGTGTGGGACCCAAGACCGCGGCCAAACTGAGCGGCGCCGGGATCGAGACCGTCCGTGACCTCATCGCCGCGCCCCGCGACGACCTGATCGCGATCTTCGGTCCCCACCAGGGCAATTGGCTCTACGTGCTGTGCCGCGGCGGTGGCGACGCCACCATCACGGCCGAACCGTGGCTGGCCCGATCACATTCCAAGTCGCGGACTTTCCCGCAGGATCTCGTCGACTTCGACGAGAAACGCAGTGCCGTCGGGTCCCTGTTGCGCGAGCTCCTCGATCAGGTGATCGTCGAGGAACGTCTGCCGTTCCGGGTGGCCGTCACCGTGCGAACCGCCACGTTCTACACGCGCACCAAATCGCGAAAGCTGCGCGAGCCCACCACTTCCTTCGATGTTCTCGAACCAGAGGTGACCGGGCTCCTGGCGAAGTTCGACGCCGACCGGCCGGTCCGACTGCTGGGTGTCCGGCTCGACCTGGTCACCGAGGAGGAACAGTGA
- a CDS encoding dynamin family protein, which translates to MAEKVNAVKPAVTADGVLQAAVDRLRKHGEGEIADRALRVRERPAPEGSVVVVGEVSRGKSSLVNALGGAPGLAPVDTEITTSVYVRFTPATAELPLGTALIEFPGTTRRIDATEVRDWVTVDGRHADGTAPATTDDPDDGPVGLPVTGARVAIASTLLPDVVIVDTPGVGSLVAEHVQAAVSAARGAGVLLMVCDATAPISAPELAFLGSISEEISSVVLAVTKIDLVMRQWRTIVAENRKLITTHAPRFAHLPIIGVSNRIAEQAAAITDPERARSALDASGLTELAPTLAPMVGGVAGSSTRNALQVAFIGLDVVRARLMLEITATAAAPQVKAEVEAERERLQQLRARKQEWAHRLAQETTELGVAADDLLRDEFETLVAQWSTRIDKLKFYEPHRASKELVGQMTVDLEAAARRVSEMFVAGVEKIADGLFADTEIRSDVLARLAPADELSLREQQKVSPWKNMVDPILLSAMVAGGPLALIPGVNLVAVPVWSGIVVGFRASRVGKENHRKWLTKAANDMKTDLRSQLKAMNGRAVGELRIAYGALLEKRIAESTAIINEAAAESKRNTAQRQQVVNDLRTQVTAIDNVRKSIVAVTRPR; encoded by the coding sequence TTGGCAGAGAAGGTGAATGCGGTCAAACCCGCGGTGACCGCCGACGGGGTGCTGCAGGCCGCCGTCGATCGCCTGCGCAAGCACGGCGAGGGCGAGATCGCCGACCGCGCACTCCGGGTCCGCGAACGCCCCGCACCCGAGGGCAGCGTGGTGGTGGTGGGAGAGGTGAGCCGCGGCAAGAGCTCACTCGTGAACGCCCTTGGCGGAGCGCCAGGTCTGGCGCCGGTCGACACCGAGATCACCACGTCGGTCTATGTGCGCTTCACCCCGGCCACCGCCGAGCTCCCGCTCGGAACCGCGCTCATCGAATTCCCGGGTACCACACGGCGTATCGACGCCACCGAGGTGCGCGACTGGGTCACCGTCGACGGACGTCATGCCGACGGCACCGCTCCGGCCACCACCGACGACCCCGACGACGGGCCGGTCGGGCTCCCGGTGACCGGCGCCCGGGTGGCAATCGCGTCGACCCTGTTGCCCGACGTCGTCATCGTCGACACCCCCGGCGTGGGATCGCTTGTCGCCGAACACGTGCAGGCCGCGGTGAGTGCCGCACGCGGTGCGGGTGTGCTGCTGATGGTGTGTGACGCGACCGCGCCGATCAGTGCGCCAGAACTGGCCTTCCTGGGCAGCATCAGCGAGGAGATCTCCTCGGTGGTCCTCGCGGTCACCAAGATCGACCTGGTGATGCGGCAGTGGCGCACCATCGTCGCCGAGAACCGCAAGCTGATCACCACGCACGCACCGAGATTCGCCCACCTCCCGATCATCGGGGTGTCCAATCGGATTGCCGAGCAGGCCGCCGCGATCACCGACCCCGAGCGGGCGCGCAGCGCACTCGACGCCTCCGGCCTCACCGAACTGGCCCCGACCCTGGCGCCGATGGTCGGGGGGGTCGCCGGCTCGTCGACACGAAATGCGTTGCAGGTGGCCTTCATCGGCCTCGACGTCGTGCGGGCGAGACTGATGCTCGAGATCACCGCCACCGCTGCTGCCCCGCAGGTCAAGGCCGAGGTCGAGGCAGAACGGGAACGGCTGCAGCAACTCCGCGCCCGCAAACAGGAATGGGCACACCGGCTCGCGCAGGAGACCACCGAGCTCGGTGTCGCCGCCGACGATCTGCTCCGCGACGAGTTCGAGACATTGGTGGCCCAATGGTCCACCCGCATCGACAAGCTGAAGTTCTACGAGCCGCACCGCGCGTCCAAAGAGCTGGTCGGTCAGATGACCGTCGACCTCGAGGCCGCCGCCCGCCGCGTCAGCGAGATGTTTGTGGCCGGTGTGGAGAAGATCGCCGACGGACTCTTCGCCGACACCGAGATCCGCTCCGACGTGCTGGCACGTCTCGCCCCGGCCGACGAACTCTCGCTCCGTGAACAGCAGAAGGTGTCGCCGTGGAAGAACATGGTCGACCCGATCCTGCTCAGCGCCATGGTCGCCGGCGGGCCGTTGGCGCTCATCCCCGGCGTCAACCTGGTGGCGGTCCCCGTCTGGTCGGGCATCGTGGTCGGCTTCCGCGCGTCGCGGGTCGGCAAGGAGAACCACCGCAAATGGCTGACCAAGGCGGCCAACGACATGAAGACAGACCTGCGATCCCAGCTCAAGGCGATGAACGGTCGGGCCGTCGGCGAACTCCGTATCGCCTACGGCGCCCTGCTGGAGAAGCGGATCGCGGAGTCGACCGCGATCATCAACGAGGCCGCCGCCGAGTCCAAACGGAACACCGCCCAACGCCAGCAGGTGGTCAACGACCTGCGCACCCAGGTCACCGCCATCGACAATGTGCGCAAGTCCATCGTGGCGGTCACCCGGCCCCGCTGA
- a CDS encoding Hsp70 family protein → MEDVKRRLCIDFGTSNTAAAYRVGAGEPVVVPLSPAAVAMPSAVFADGATVQVGAAAVARRLQRPDAFEATPKARIAEGEVELGDRFWPVEDLIAAVLRYVTRAALAHSGLPAFDSVILTHPDKWSERRKRVLRHAAQRAGVRPDQIRTASESLAAAWYYVYRGHDVAAGERMCVFDFGAGTCDVAVLRRERDGNFTVIGSGGDNHLGGRDFDARLMRWVLDEAAELDPALAERLRNPSAQLVLAENVRVAKEALSESAQAAIELPDAGRSLLLTRREFESMITPFVDRATELTREAITGADAVQASAGESSDARLAVYVTGGTSSIPLVQSALSVLGRVARIGDPKVVVAQGGLLRSNKYRGATVGGDTGPRCARGQPRSPSGTRSSDHLSRRRTRGCGGRGVGTRRPICAGR, encoded by the coding sequence GTGGAGGACGTCAAGCGTCGGCTGTGCATCGACTTCGGCACCAGCAACACCGCGGCGGCCTATCGGGTGGGTGCGGGCGAACCGGTGGTGGTGCCGCTGTCCCCCGCGGCGGTCGCGATGCCCTCGGCGGTGTTCGCCGACGGCGCCACGGTGCAGGTCGGTGCGGCCGCCGTGGCCCGGCGGCTGCAGCGACCCGACGCCTTCGAGGCCACGCCGAAGGCGCGCATCGCCGAGGGGGAGGTGGAACTCGGCGACCGGTTCTGGCCGGTGGAGGATCTCATCGCGGCCGTGCTGCGCTATGTCACCCGCGCCGCGCTTGCGCACAGTGGTCTACCCGCCTTCGACTCGGTGATCCTGACCCATCCGGACAAGTGGAGTGAACGTCGCAAACGCGTTCTGCGCCACGCCGCGCAGCGCGCGGGCGTCCGACCCGACCAGATCCGTACCGCATCCGAATCACTCGCCGCCGCTTGGTATTACGTTTATCGCGGTCACGACGTGGCGGCGGGGGAGCGGATGTGCGTCTTCGACTTCGGTGCGGGCACGTGTGACGTGGCGGTGCTGCGGCGCGAACGAGACGGCAACTTCACCGTGATCGGTTCCGGCGGTGACAATCACCTCGGCGGCCGCGACTTCGACGCCCGGCTGATGCGCTGGGTTCTCGACGAGGCCGCCGAGCTCGACCCGGCACTGGCCGAGCGCTTGCGCAATCCGTCCGCACAGCTGGTGCTGGCGGAGAATGTCCGGGTCGCCAAGGAAGCGTTGTCGGAGTCCGCGCAGGCCGCGATCGAGCTGCCAGACGCCGGACGGTCGTTGTTGCTCACTCGCCGCGAGTTCGAGTCGATGATCACGCCGTTCGTCGACCGCGCGACCGAACTCACCCGGGAGGCCATCACGGGGGCCGACGCGGTGCAGGCGAGTGCCGGTGAGTCGTCGGACGCCCGGCTCGCCGTCTACGTCACCGGTGGGACCAGCAGCATTCCGCTGGTCCAGTCGGCGCTGTCCGTCCTCGGTCGGGTCGCCCGGATCGGAGACCCGAAAGTCGTTGTGGCGCAGGGTGGCCTGCTGCGCTCGAACAAATATCGAGGTGCCACAGTCGGCGGCGATACCGGTCCTCGGTGCGCCCGCGGGCAACCCCGGTCCCCGTCCGGAACCCGGTCATCGGATCACCTTTCCCGTCGTCGGACCCGGGGCTGTGGTGGCCGCGGTGTCGGCACACGACGGCCGATATGTGCGGGTCGGTGA